In Mytilus trossulus isolate FHL-02 chromosome 14, PNRI_Mtr1.1.1.hap1, whole genome shotgun sequence, a genomic segment contains:
- the LOC134697211 gene encoding uncharacterized protein LOC134697211, with the protein MPLSKIRGNPLGDVKDYTTIEIKHMTAEMQTQHGINEDHLIQDLIRRQLITFSIGVGSVLVIITLVITLIFGCWKRRLKRKHSLNTSGSEIQLTHQSHVHEESNQIPVEEHDYIDIEEENMRFESSSNSTYDSKRSSGNQVTNGGTDSEGYLHPYHSLVTIDVTRQNEIGIDKCIAENQQYFDLKKHDSKNSSNSLIVLETTLNEELCLEPNDVPNNVNAATVDNDD; encoded by the exons ATGCCATTAAGTAAAATAAGAG GAAACCCTCTAGGAGATGTGAAAGACTATACAACAATCGAGATCAAACATATGACAGCCGAAATGCAAACACAGCACGGTATCAACGAAGATCATCTAATTCAAG ATTTGATAAGAAGACAACTTATTACATTCTCTATTGGTGTCGGCAGTGTTCTAGtaataataactttagttatCACCTTAATATTTGGCTGCTGGAAACGTCGACTCAAACGAAAGCACTCATTGAATACGTCAGGATCGGAAATACAATTAACACACCAATCGCATGTACATGAAGAAAGTAATCAAATACCAGTCGAGGAACACGATTATATTGACATTGAAGAAGAAAACATGCGATTCGAATCGTCATCAAATAGTACCTATGATAGTAAGAGAAGTTCTGGTAACCAGGTAACAAATGGCGGTACTGACAGTGAGGGGTATTTACATCCCTATCATTCGTTAGTTACGATAGACGTCACAAGACAAAACGAGATTGGCATTGACAAGTGTATAGCAGAAAAccaacaatattttgatttgaaaaaacaTGATTCTAAAAATAGTAGTAACTCGCTGATTGTTTTAGAAACGACTTTAAATGAAGAATTATGTCTTGAACCAAATGATGTACCGAATAATGTCAATGCAGCGACAGTTGATAATGATGATTAA